Genomic segment of Nocardiopsis mwathae:
CCTCGGGCAGGTCGGGGATGGAGATGGCGCTGGGTTCGGAGGCGAAGACCTCGGGGGTGCGGCTGGCCTCGACGACGTCGGCGTGGCGGACCAGGGCGTAGAAGCCTGGGCCCGTGGGGATGGGGCCGAGGTCGGGTTCGGTGAAGAACACGGGGGCGGGCCGGGCGCGCAGCCGGGCGAACGCCTCGTGGCGCTCCCCGCTGGGGCGGCTCCAGAAGCCCATGTCGGAGAGGTCGATGTCGTCGAGGGGGGCGGGCCGGGTCGCCGGTCTCATCGGGGGGAGTCCTTTCCCTCACGGCCGCCGCCCCGGGTTCGGGGCGGCGCGGCGCGGAACGGAGTGGGCTGGCTCACCCCCACACTCTTTACATAACATCCTTCCGTGTCAAGAAGAATCCGGCCTCCTGCGGTGGTCTCGGGGATATCGCCCGAATGCCGGCGGCGAGAATGAGGTCGATACCCCCGAGATCGACGCGGGGAGGGTCAGTCACCCAGGCCCGCGGCGATGCGCAGCGTCGAGATGAGCTCGGCCGGCTTGTAGACCGCCCCGCCGATCGCCGCGCAGAAGGCCGCCAGCATGTGGACGTAGACCACGGGGTCGCCGTTGGTGAAGCGCTCGGCCACCGCCTCCTCACCCACCGAGTAGGCCTCCCACGCCGTGACGACCGCGAACTCGATCTCCGGTGGCAGCATGTCGGCCACGGCCGCCGCCACGGCCTCCCGTGCGTCGGCGGGCTTCCACACCACCCCGGTCTCCTGCACCCGGCGGGTCAGGAAGGCGGCGAAGACCTTGAGGTCGGAGGTGACCTCGGCGGTGGCGCCGCCGATCCCCGCGACCGCGGCGGCCAGGGCGTCGGCGTCCTTGCGCACGTAGGCGTCGACGAGGGTCACGGCGAGCTGTTTGACGCGGGCGGCGTCGTCGGGTCCGTCTGTTGCAGGCATACCTCCATCATGCCCGGGGTGCGGGCGGTGATCGCGCCGCTCGCGGGGGAGCGCGCCCGGAGCGGGTGGCCGGGCGCGCCCGGTCCTCAGGTGAAGTCGGGCCGCAGCGGCATGTGGGCGTCGGTGCCGTCCAGCTTGACGCCGAGGATCTGGTGCAGCTGCACCACGTTGCGCTCGAAGCCGAGGATGCAGCCGGCCATGTAGAGCCGCCATACCCGCGCGGTGCCCTCGCCCACCTGGGCGACGGCGGCGTCCCAGTTGGCCTCCAGGTTGTCGCACCAGTGGCGCAGGGTCAGCGCGTAGTGCTCGCGGAGGTTCTCCTGGTGCCGGATCTCGAAGCCGGCGTCGTTCATGGAGGTCTGCAGCACGCCCGGCCCCTCAAGCTCGCCGTCGGGGAACACGTAGCGGTTGATGACCCCGCCGGGGAACATCGGGGGCAGGTCGTTGCGCGGCCGGGTGATGCAGTGGTTGAGCAGGCGGCCGCCCGGCTTGAGCTTGGCGTACAGCCCGGCGAAGTAGGAGTCGACGTTCTTGTGGCCGATGTGCTCGGTCAGGCCGATGGAGCTGATCCGGTCGTAGATGCCGTCGGGCACGTCCCGGTAGTCCATGTGCCGGACCTCGGCCAGGTCGCCGAGGCCCTCCTGGGCGATCCTCTTGCTCGCCCACTCGGCCTGCTCCTTGGAGAGCGTGACCCCCAGCGCCTTGACGCCGTACTCGCGGGCGGCGTGCCGGACCATGCCGCCCCAGCCGCAGCCCACATCCAGCAGGCGCATTCCGGACCGGAGGTCCAGCTTCTTTGCGACCAGGTCGTACTTGTCGAACTGGGCCTGCTCCAGAGACGTCTCCGGGGTCGCGAAGACGGCGCAGGTGTAGGTCATCGACGGGCCCAGCACCAGCTCGTAGAAGGCGTTGGAGACGTCGTAGTGGTGATGGATCGCCTCGGCGTCGCGGTCCTTGGAATGGCGAAGTCCACGGCCCAGCAGGCGCTTGGGGGTCACCTCCTGCGGGGGCGGCGGGACGCGGTTGACGAACTTCACCCAACCGATGTCCTTGGCGATCTTGACCATCTCCAGCGGGGAGATGGCGATACCGTCGCCGATGGCCAGGTCCCACATGCGCTTGAGGGCGGTGTACATGTCGCCCTCCAGGTCGAGGTGGCCCCCGACATAGGCCCGGGTCAGACCCATGGCCCCGGGCGACTGCGCCAGGTAGTTCAGTGCCACCGGGGTGCGGACGACGATCGTGACATCGCTGTCGGGATCCCCCGCTGTGCTGCCGTCATAGGCGCGGAACCGAACGGGCGCATTGGCGCCGACGACACGTTCGAAGATCTCCGCAAGCCGCATGGTCGTTCCCTTCGTCACCTCTGGGCGGGACCGCTCCCCCGGACACGGTCCCGCGATTCACTTGTTGCCGACACATTTCGCGTAGAGGTCCAAGAGCCGCCCGTCGGGGTCGTAGGCCTGCTTCAGGTCCCGGTACGCGTCGCCGTTGTAGAGCCGCCAGAACTCCTCCTCGGTGTAGAACGCGTCGGAGTACAGCGACTTGTGGCCGTCGAGGCGGGCGACCTCCTCCTCCACCAGCCGGTTGTGGTGGGCACGGCGCTGCCCCGGCTTCATCTCGACCATGCCCCAGAAGCCGAAGTTGATGTAGAGGCGGTCCTGCTCCAGCGGGTACAGCGGCCACACGTGCCGCCGCCCGGCGATGGGTGCGGCCTTCTCCCGCAGCCGCAGCGGGCACATCCACACCGGCGCCATGCCGATCTCGGACTGGAAGAAGTCGAGGAACTCCGCTCCGCGCTCCACGCCGACCTCGATGTCCTGGATCAGCGGTTCCGACTGCCGCTTGCCCCGGTAGTGGGCGAGCAGGCGGGTGAAGTCGGTGCGCCGGTCCAGCGCCACCAGCCGGCGGTAGACGTCGGAGCGCTTCAGCGACCGCGGCCAGAACCTGCGCACGGTCGGGTTCTGCACGCCGAACGCGCGCGAGCACCAGAACCAGTCGGTGTCCCACCGCCACAGGTAGTCGTGGACGGTGAGGTAGTCGCCGGGACCGGTGCCGGCGTAGCGCGGGATGGACGTGTAGTAGATGTCGTTGCCGGTGTAGTCGCTGGCCCAGGGGGCGCTGTCGACGAACGAGGCCAGGGTCAGGTACAGCTCGCCCGGGCCGAAGGCGACACCGTCGACGAAATCCACCGGCTCGCCGTCGTGCTCGGCGTCGGCGCAGATCCGCGCGAAGGCGTCCATGGCCTCCTTGGCGTCGCCGAAGCGCAGGTGGCGCAGGTGGACGAAGGGCTTGACCGGTTCCAGCTCGATGCGCAGCCGCAGCGAGTAGCCCAGCGTGCCATAGGAGTTGGGGAAGCCGTGGAACAGGTCGCGGTGGTCGTTGTCGCGCCGGGCCACCACGGTGTCACCGGCGCCGGTGAGGATCTCGATCTCCTGCACCGACTCGTGCGGCAGCCCGTTGCGGAAGGAGGAGGACTCGATGCCCATCCCGGTGACCGCGCCGCCCAGCGTGATGGTGCGTAGTTGCGGCACCACCAGCGGCATCAGGCCGTGCGGGAGGGTGGCGTTCACCAGGTCCTCATAGGTGGTCATGCCGCCGACCTCGGCGACCCGCTCGACCGGGTCGACGGAGAGCACCGAGGAGAAGGCGCCCACGTCGAGCGGACGGGTGGCCGCGGGGTCGCGGAAGCGGAAGAGGTTGGAGGTCGGTTTGGCCAACCTCACGGGGGCTCCTGGGGGCAGTGCCGCGTACTCGCGTCGCAGCCGCTGGACGGCTTCGACGTGCTCGGCGAAATCTCGTTGCGAAGGCTGACGAATCACGTTCACCCGCTCTATTCACCCGCTTCGGACGCTGTTCGCGCCCGCGTCGTGCATCGGTTCGCACCGAATGGGCGCAAGCCGTCGGTCAGCCTACGCCTACCCATCAGTAGCGCCGACATCCCCGTCCTTGTTCCGTGTGACACCCCACGTCGCGCGGGCCACATGGCAAAACGCCGGTCGCGCCAATGCGCGTGACACGGAACACGGATCACGGTGCCCCCTCGACCACTTGTCCACGTAACGTTCCCGCCATCATTGTGGCGCGGACAGGACCCGACATCCACGCCATTTATCCGCGCAGCTTTCGGAACCGCCTATCATCTGCTGACGTGCGTATCTCCCTCGTCGACTCAGGCATCGGCATGCTGTCCACGGCCGCCGCGCTGCGCGCGGCCCGCCCGGACGCCGACCTGATCCTGTCCATGGACCCCGACCACATGCCGTGGGGGCCGCGCCGCCCCGACGACGTGATCGGACGGGCACTGGCCGGGGCCGAGGCCACCGCCGCCTTCGCGCCCGACGCGATCGTGGTGCCCTGCAACACCGCCTCCGTGCACGGACTGGACGCACTGCGTGCCCGGTTCGAGCCGAAGACCCCCGTGATCGGCACCGTCCCCGCGGTCAAGCCGGCCGCCGCCCACGGCGGCCCGATCGCCGTCTGGTCCACCGCGGCCACCTCGCGCAGCCGGTACCAGGCCGACCTCATCGAGCGCTTCGCCGCCGGGCACACCGTCACCCCGGTGGCCTGCGTCGGCCTCGCCGAGGCGGTGGAGAGCGCGGACCCGGCCGCCATCACCGAGGCTGTGGGGCGCGCGGCCGAGCGCACACCGGCCGACGTTCGGTCCGTCGCCCTCGCCTGCACCCACTACGACCTGGTCGATGAGGTGATCTCGGCCTCCCTGGGGCAGCGTCCCGCACTGTTCAGCGCGGCCGCGGCCGTCGCGGCGCAGACCCTGCGCCGCATGGGTGCCGCCCCCGCGCCCGAGGCCCCCCGCACCGGCACGGTGACCGTGCTGGCCAGCGGCCGACCCGGTGAGCTGCCCGAAGCGGCCCTGGCC
This window contains:
- a CDS encoding SAM-dependent methyltransferase; protein product: MRLAEIFERVVGANAPVRFRAYDGSTAGDPDSDVTIVVRTPVALNYLAQSPGAMGLTRAYVGGHLDLEGDMYTALKRMWDLAIGDGIAISPLEMVKIAKDIGWVKFVNRVPPPPQEVTPKRLLGRGLRHSKDRDAEAIHHHYDVSNAFYELVLGPSMTYTCAVFATPETSLEQAQFDKYDLVAKKLDLRSGMRLLDVGCGWGGMVRHAAREYGVKALGVTLSKEQAEWASKRIAQEGLGDLAEVRHMDYRDVPDGIYDRISSIGLTEHIGHKNVDSYFAGLYAKLKPGGRLLNHCITRPRNDLPPMFPGGVINRYVFPDGELEGPGVLQTSMNDAGFEIRHQENLREHYALTLRHWCDNLEANWDAAVAQVGEGTARVWRLYMAGCILGFERNVVQLHQILGVKLDGTDAHMPLRPDFT
- a CDS encoding FAD-binding protein; amino-acid sequence: MNVIRQPSQRDFAEHVEAVQRLRREYAALPPGAPVRLAKPTSNLFRFRDPAATRPLDVGAFSSVLSVDPVERVAEVGGMTTYEDLVNATLPHGLMPLVVPQLRTITLGGAVTGMGIESSSFRNGLPHESVQEIEILTGAGDTVVARRDNDHRDLFHGFPNSYGTLGYSLRLRIELEPVKPFVHLRHLRFGDAKEAMDAFARICADAEHDGEPVDFVDGVAFGPGELYLTLASFVDSAPWASDYTGNDIYYTSIPRYAGTGPGDYLTVHDYLWRWDTDWFWCSRAFGVQNPTVRRFWPRSLKRSDVYRRLVALDRRTDFTRLLAHYRGKRQSEPLIQDIEVGVERGAEFLDFFQSEIGMAPVWMCPLRLREKAAPIAGRRHVWPLYPLEQDRLYINFGFWGMVEMKPGQRRAHHNRLVEEEVARLDGHKSLYSDAFYTEEEFWRLYNGDAYRDLKQAYDPDGRLLDLYAKCVGNK
- a CDS encoding aspartate/glutamate racemase family protein; the protein is MRISLVDSGIGMLSTAAALRAARPDADLILSMDPDHMPWGPRRPDDVIGRALAGAEATAAFAPDAIVVPCNTASVHGLDALRARFEPKTPVIGTVPAVKPAAAHGGPIAVWSTAATSRSRYQADLIERFAAGHTVTPVACVGLAEAVESADPAAITEAVGRAAERTPADVRSVALACTHYDLVDEVISASLGQRPALFSAAAAVAAQTLRRMGAAPAPEAPRTGTVTVLASGRPGELPEAALAYAAGAALALPPVGSGV